One segment of Skermanella rosea DNA contains the following:
- the araD gene encoding L-arabinonate dehydratase translates to MSGKKPEELRSHRWYGVKDLRSFGHRSRTAQMGYDRSDYAGKPVIAIINTWSDINPCHTHFKQRVEEVKRGVWQAGGFPVEMPAMSLSEPFQKPTTMLYRNFLAMETEELLRSYPADGCVLMGGCDKTTPALLMGAFSMDLPTIFMPAGPMLRGDWGGVVLGSGSDSWKYWAELRAGNITEDDWQGVEQGIARSAGHCMTMGTASTLTGATEALGFTLPGASSIPAPDSRHAAMATLTGKRIVDMVWNDLKPSDIVTPQSFDNAVTTVLALGGSTNAVVHLIAMARRAGVELTLERFDELARRTPLLADIRPSGKHLMEDFYYAGGLRAMLARLGDLIHRDCLTVNGLALGANIEGFKVFNDDVIRPLDNPVVASDSLAVLRGNLALKGAVIKPPAAEPHLHRHAGKAVVFEDYNDMAARIDDPDLEVDATSVLVLRNAGPLGAPGMPEWGQLPIPRKLLQQGVRDMVRISDARMSGTSYGACVLHVAPESFVGGPLALVRDGDVIELDIPARRLELRVGEDELARRRAAWKAPAPRFERGYGAMFSQFVSQADEGCDFKFLETGASTAPAGEPEIH, encoded by the coding sequence ATGTCTGGCAAGAAACCCGAAGAGCTTCGCAGTCATCGCTGGTACGGCGTCAAGGACCTGCGGTCGTTCGGCCACCGGTCGCGCACGGCGCAGATGGGCTACGACCGCTCCGATTATGCCGGGAAGCCGGTGATCGCCATCATCAACACCTGGAGCGACATCAACCCCTGCCACACCCACTTCAAGCAGCGGGTCGAGGAGGTCAAGCGCGGCGTCTGGCAGGCCGGGGGCTTCCCGGTCGAGATGCCGGCCATGTCCCTGTCGGAGCCGTTCCAGAAGCCGACCACGATGCTCTACCGAAACTTCCTGGCCATGGAGACCGAGGAGCTGCTGCGCTCGTACCCGGCGGACGGCTGCGTCCTGATGGGCGGCTGCGACAAGACCACGCCGGCGCTGCTGATGGGCGCCTTCTCCATGGACCTGCCGACCATCTTCATGCCGGCCGGCCCGATGCTGCGCGGCGACTGGGGCGGCGTGGTGCTCGGCTCGGGCAGCGACAGCTGGAAATACTGGGCCGAACTGCGCGCCGGCAACATCACCGAGGACGACTGGCAGGGCGTCGAGCAGGGTATCGCCCGCTCCGCCGGCCACTGCATGACCATGGGCACCGCCTCGACCCTGACCGGCGCCACCGAGGCCCTGGGGTTCACGCTGCCGGGCGCCTCGTCGATCCCGGCGCCGGACTCGCGCCACGCCGCGATGGCGACACTGACCGGCAAGCGCATCGTCGACATGGTCTGGAACGACCTGAAGCCGTCCGACATCGTCACGCCGCAGTCCTTCGACAACGCGGTCACCACCGTGCTGGCGCTGGGCGGCTCGACCAACGCCGTGGTCCACCTGATCGCCATGGCCCGCCGGGCCGGGGTGGAGCTGACGCTGGAGCGGTTCGACGAGCTGGCGCGCAGGACGCCGCTGCTGGCCGACATCCGCCCGTCGGGCAAACACCTGATGGAGGACTTCTACTATGCCGGCGGCCTGCGCGCGATGCTGGCGCGGCTGGGCGACCTGATCCACCGGGACTGCCTGACCGTCAACGGCCTGGCGCTCGGCGCCAACATCGAGGGCTTCAAAGTCTTCAACGACGACGTCATCCGGCCGCTCGACAATCCGGTGGTCGCGTCGGACAGCCTGGCGGTGCTGCGCGGCAACTTGGCGCTCAAGGGCGCCGTGATCAAGCCGCCCGCCGCCGAGCCCCACCTGCACCGCCACGCCGGCAAGGCCGTGGTGTTCGAAGACTACAACGACATGGCGGCCCGGATCGACGATCCCGACCTGGAGGTGGACGCGACCTCGGTGCTGGTGCTGCGCAACGCAGGCCCGCTGGGAGCGCCCGGCATGCCGGAATGGGGCCAGCTGCCGATCCCGAGGAAGCTGCTCCAGCAGGGCGTGCGGGACATGGTGCGGATCTCCGACGCCCGCATGAGCGGCACCAGCTACGGCGCCTGCGTGCTGCACGTGGCGCCCGAATCCTTCGTGGGCGGCCCGCTGGCCCTGGTCCGGGACGGCGACGTGATCGAGCTGGACATTCCCGCCCGCCGGCTGGAGCTGCGGGTCGGCGAGGACGAGCTTGCCCGCCGGCGCGCGGCGTGGAAGGCTCCCGCACCGCGGTTCGAGCGCGGCTACGGCGCGATGTTCTCGCAGTTCGTCAGCCAGGCCGACGAAGGCTGCGACTTCAAGTTCCTGGAGACCGGAGCCTCCACGGCCCCCGCGGGAGAGCCGGAGATCCACTGA